From the Jilunia laotingensis genome, the window CAGTGGTTACGACAGTACTCCGGAATGTGCATTGACCAAACTGATGTTCCTGTTAGGACATGGCTTGAGCAATGAGGAAATCAGACGCAAAATGAATTCCTGCCTGGTGGGGGAAATCACAAAGTCAGTCGATTGATATTTAATTCACTATATTTTTCATTCCTAGTAAATAGAGGGAAACATTAGCTTGAAAATATTTTTCATAGTCAGCGGTTATTTTATTATAAATAACAACTATATTTGCGCTATAAAATAAACTTGTCTTCCAGACAGTAGAATTTAACAAAACAAACAAATTGCAGTATCATGAAACTAAAATCCAGTCGGTTACTAGCCGTTTCACTCTGTGTCGGCGTAGCTATTTTAAGTAGTTGTGTCGATAACGAAAAAAATCTTTTCGATGCAGAACAAACGAAAGAGCTTTATCAGAATGCTTTTCCAGTAAAAGACATCGATCCTGACATGGATTGGAAAACTACCCGTAATGCACAGGTATCCATAGGGGTAAATGAAGATTGGGGAACGGATTACAAAATTCAGATATTCGATGCAAATCCGCTAAACAAATCCGGTCACGCAAAACTGCTTGCTGAAGGTTCTGCCAATCAGGAGACAAGATTTGAAACTACTTTAGACTGCCCGATGGCATTAAATAGCGTGTATGTACTACGCACAGACACCCAGAACCGCCATCTTTTGAAATATGTATCCATTGATAACAATCGGATTGAAGCTACTTTCGGCATACAATCCGCAGTCGCAAAAGCAAGTCCCGCTTCTGCGAACGGCATAGAAACTTATACACCTGAGAAATCAGAATCAGAAGTCATCGCACTGGCAGTGAATGCTCCTGAATTAACATCAAGCACTGTAATCAAAGCCGGTGAGATTTTTAAAATCCGGAAAGGAGAAACTTTCAATCATAGAATATATACGGACGGAATTTGGAGCGGGGCTAAAGCAACCGTTATCATTGAAGGGACATGGAACCCGCAAGAAAACCTGCAACAGATAGAAACCGGCATCGACGTTTACGTCACAAGTAGCGGAAAGATCATCGTTCCGAAAGATAAAGAGTTGAGACCAAACGGCAGAAGTCGCCTGATTGTCTTTGCAGGCGGGATCATTGAAGGCGAGGATAACAGTAAAATTTATTTTCCTACCGCTTCCAACGGTGAATACAACTATAATGCCGGAACAATAGAAGTAGACGAGATACATACGGATGGTTCAAACGGTGTATTTTATAACTGCGGAACGATGAAAATGAACAAGCTGAATTTCCAGAATATCGGAGCGCGCTTTATCAATCAAGGCAAACTTGAAATAGAAAAGACATCGGAACATGTTACGATAGAAAACGGATGTTACCTGAAAGTGGAAGCATTCAACGGGCATCTGAAATTAGGAATTTCCTGTGCGGCACTCATTGAAGAGTATAATCCTGAAAAACATTGGGGAAGAACCCTGACTATGGGAAAAAGCTCAATGCTTACGATCACCGGTAACACAGAACTATCCGGTGCAACGTTCACGGGACCTTC encodes:
- a CDS encoding LruC domain-containing protein gives rise to the protein MKLKSSRLLAVSLCVGVAILSSCVDNEKNLFDAEQTKELYQNAFPVKDIDPDMDWKTTRNAQVSIGVNEDWGTDYKIQIFDANPLNKSGHAKLLAEGSANQETRFETTLDCPMALNSVYVLRTDTQNRHLLKYVSIDNNRIEATFGIQSAVAKASPASANGIETYTPEKSESEVIALAVNAPELTSSTVIKAGEIFKIRKGETFNHRIYTDGIWSGAKATVIIEGTWNPQENLQQIETGIDVYVTSSGKIIVPKDKELRPNGRSRLIVFAGGIIEGEDNSKIYFPTASNGEYNYNAGTIEVDEIHTDGSNGVFYNCGTMKMNKLNFQNIGARFINQGKLEIEKTSEHVTIENGCYLKVEAFNGHLKLGISCAALIEEYNPEKHWGRTLTMGKSSMLTITGNTELSGATFTGPSDAYSLIKIEEIESLESFKSSGNIYYEIKEIDENISTESWMSPFFDALKNSEGVIAKYGESPLIIPAGECTGEGNTPNTGGEDIETKPISYTYAFEDNYPLAGDYDFNDIVMNVSTEYDREESTNKIRKIRYNITLNAVGASKKLGAGLRLAGISKNAVEHVTFSGHTAMRETLVNSMFDNNNTENAGSEIVIPLFGDAHQVYGYGNDRKMLNTGQNKTNELYTLEVIITLTDKNQTEPLITKDNLDFFIAYTLGNQNKRTEIHLYEFRDYGATANGDIHQQNLDVAGQFTWAISVPDFKYPIEGIKITEAYPLFEKWAQNHTDNLEWYEYPTDKTDKKYIYE